tagattttttctttgtattttttaaaatagattttgtaAAGtcgtttttaaaaatattacaagtttttttatattcattttttataaaataaaacactaattttaacatcctataatataaacatatattattgaagatcaaaatttagtcaaaatcgtaattgtttcaaaaagttgtatttcaaaaatgatttttataaaaatctatttgaaaatagcttcaaaattaagtgattttttgaaaatttgatatccaaaaaaaattttaataaaaaataaaatatccaaaataacattttaagaataattatttaaatcaaattttcatttgaagtttttatcaaaattttatttttaaatttttttacacaaaattttataacactataaaaattatttttttaaaataaacggGCCCATTAAGTCTTTCTGTGAATTTATTACTTCTATAAGCTATTTTAAAATGAAAGGATTACTAAATTCATTGTTTGGATTTACAAAGACAAATGACATCCATGTTGACATAACTAACGTATTTAGCACAAATTCCCTATTCCCAAGTTCATGTTAACATAAAATATCATTACAAGTTTGCAGAACAATGCTTCCTATATACACAAAATATAACGTTTTTATGCGATAGAAAAGTATAGTATCTGAGTGAACCTAAAGTTAATATTCATGTAGAAGAGTTAGATCATTCTTCCACAAACAATCCAACAGCTCTGACCACACAAGTAGAAGCGGCTACAATCAAGGCAGCAAAGATTGGAGGAACAATTAAATCAATCTTAGACTTCACAAACAAATGAGAAGAAAAACATAGAATCTCTCCAGGAACATCCAACGGCATTCTAATGAACCTATCGTTTTCACACTTCTGAGAGAACAAAGAAGAAGGAGAAATCGCTGAAACAAACGTAACCTGCGGTGAGATTGACGCCACTGCCACCGTTAAGGTTAGGAGTGTGACCCAAGTGGTTGCATAGGTGAGTATTGGCCATGGTGTTGTGAAACGTAAACGGAACAAGTTAGAGAGGCAAAGAGACATATTTGAGGAGATGAATGAAAGTGTTAGTTGTTGGTGTTTCTTGGGTGGGTACTTATGTTTTTAAAACAGGTGTGAAAGTACCTAATCTGACAACTACTTTTGAATTTTGAGGATGTTGGTATGGAAAATGGTGTATAAAAGGACCAATGATTTGAGACTCATATTGATGGGTTTGTTGACCAAGTTTTGTGGTGCTGAATTTTGAGTGCGTAATTTATAGTGGGTTTGGTTGAGCTGTTTCGTTAAATGAATTTGAATCACTCCAcaacattaattaaaaaaaatataagtatCTTAGTACGTGTCTACGATTAAAGCTAGTAATTTTGACTCCTATACTAATGAGAATGAGTGAAAGGCTCCTATATGAATGAAGAATGAGGAATGATTGTTGTAATCACTATATTTTAGTAACAGTAAGTCCAACTATGTTGACTCGATTATATTGATTCATTATGCCCTCTCCAGATTAAGTTACCGTCAGTAACTTTAATCTTGTCGCTAATATCTTCAAACTTGGTAAAGGTTTGGTCAGAATATCAGCTAGCTAGTTGGTCCTTCGTTAAGATATGAGAAACTTGAAGTTTTGCAGCTCGGACTTGTTCTCTAACAAAGTGATAGTCTAGAGATATGTGTTTCATGCGAGAGTGTAGAACAGGATTGGAGCATAAGTAAGTGACTGCAATGTTGTCACACATAATCTTTGGAGGAATTGATCTTGTAATTCCCAATTCACTGAGGAGATTGGCGAGCCACATTATTTCAGTTGAGGACCTTGCAACTGTTTTTTGTTTCTTGGACAACAAGGAGGTCGGATTGCCTCCTAAGAAGATTATGTATGCTGATGTTGATGTTCTATCATCAGCATTATCTCCCCAATCCGCATCTGTGTAGGCTGGGAGGTTTGTTGTGGATTGGTTTTTAAGCACGATGCCAAAATTAATGGTGTTTTTCAGATACCTCAAGAGACGCTTCaagttttgaagatgaagggaagTTGGCTTATGCATAAACTGGGATAATTTATTTATGGAAAATGAGAGGTCTGGTCTGATAAGGTTGAGGTATTGTAAGGCTCTAATGATCCTCCTGAATCATATAGCATCTGTATTGGCTTAGCCATCATGAAGCTGAAGTCTTGTTGTGGAAGACAAGGGTGTTGGTTATAATTTCACCCCTCCATATCAAGTTTCTCCAATGTTTTGCTGCTTCTCCTCCCGCACTATGTCTTGTAACCCCATTGAGTTTCTGGCAATATTTTGTGATCTAGCCTGTTCTCCAAGGAGGATGCCTTTCTATTTTCCTTTATAGGTGATATTATAGTTTTTGGCCTCTTGTTATGCTACTGTTGATCCTGACTTTGCTCATTTGGCTGTCTCATATGAATCTCCTTTTGCGTTAGCTCCTGGTTAGTGCACAACTTTCTCTTCTTCGGAGATAAATCTCCATTATGAAGATCCGCCTTTCCTTGTTGTTTGGAGTTGTTGGTTGTTGAAAAACCTCCTTTTGCCGTTTGTGTGTTTACTAAGTTTAtccttttgattttgaaattagtGGCTGGTGTTCATGCTTCGGTTGATGGCTCACATTGCAAAATTCCTGATTGTCCACATTCCTATTTGACTGCAAGCCAGTTTCCTGCATACTACACAGCTGCAATGGTTCTGTATCCTCCATAAATATTGCCTGCAACCCAGCCTCCTCAATTATGTCCTGATTGCTTCCTTTGGTGTGAGTCTGAGCTTCCATGTGCAGACCCTCTCCCACTAAGTGTTTCAATTGTGAACTGTCTCCTTGCTCCCTAAAGGAATTTCTATGACCTCCCTTTACTTCAACACATTGTCTCGAAGTCTGTTTTGAGGTTGTCTCGATTTTATGATGATTCTCTGTTGTGCTTCCTTCAACTACTACATTTCTACTCATCATGCTAGGAATTATTATCTTGTCGCATTCATGAATGATATGCCCAAGATTATTTTCAAAAGTTGTTATTGGTGAGGAAGCTCAAGGCTATCATTTACCTCTAAGGTTGGTTGGTAACAGAGATAATCTTGAAAGTTGTTTTAGAAGAAATCATTGGTTATTATTAAATACTCGTGTATATTAAATCATTGGTGGATGAAGGAAGTATCAACACTTAATTTTTCTCACTTTGCTAATTATTTACAACTTTAGAGAAGCATAATCTAAAATAACTTGTACATGTGAGAGAGAACTTTCGTTTTGTGAACATCTTACTACCTCATCCCGAATATTCTTCAGTAAATAACAGCCAGCCTCATGAACTAATACATTATAACTTTCACAATCTATACTACTGAATCAACTGAAGGCGATGCCACCATAAAACGAAGATGACAGAGCTTAAAAGAAACATTATATTCACTCAGTGATGGAGAGGGATGATGCATTCCCCACCTTGAGAGCCAACCATAGAAAACTGCAGAATGACAAGCATAGTACAACCAACATCACTATGATAACTGCTTGGAGTGAAATGTATGGAGCCACAAAGAACACGATAGCAATTGTAGCGCTTTGCCATATCTTTAGCTGTGCGAAAGCCCCTTCCTGCACCATAGAGTAATATCAATTTGATATTAGAGATATTGgtaaaagaaaaaatgatgaagaAATGAATCAAACAAAAAGCATATGCACAATATGAGATCGAACAATAAATACTGAGAATGTCTATGATGAAATTAAATGTGTTTCTGCGTAATGAAAGGCGTAGATTGCAATTGTATACCATGTCATGCTTAAATAGCATTCCTAGCAAAGCATTGAGCTGCGTCATTAGAACTCCATTGCCGATGCCCAATAATGCAGCCAAAAAGAGTATATATGAAGTACCGAAAAATCCGCTAGATATGCTGCAATAGGAACGCCAAAGAAAATATAGGCGAAAGGAAATTACATGAGGGAAATAATATCCATAAACATCAGCCAAACATAAGGAATATTGCAAACCTGAAATTTAGCAGAAGTAATATCAGTGCAAGAGCTTGAACAAAAGctccaaaagaaactattgatgtAATGGATGTGAGACCAGAGGTGAGACGACCAGCGGCTAGAGAACACTGAGCAAAGAAAAACAGATATAAGAAAGAATAAGAAAGAAATGCTCGCAAGCATGACGTGATAAAGTCACTTTCGAACCACCACCCAAGGGACTACAGTTTTGCATTTCATGTCAATACTTACTATTCCATCAAAAGCTCCATATGCTGCCATTGCAATACCAACACCGGAGACACCAATTGCTGGAGTTACAATGTACTTGGTAAATTCCGCCCTGTGAAAAAGTATTTCAGTAAGAAACATTACAGAATAGACGGGAACGAAAACAAGAACTCAGAACCGTTATTGAAGATCACGAGGAAAATAACTTATGGTTCATGTGAAATTACCATACAAATGCCTGTTGTAGACCTGAATATGCTATAAGGGGTATGATCAACAACATCTTCACATCAGACAATGCACTTGCGAGTGAGCTACATAGAGACTTGAGGGACTTTGATTCAccagcatcagcttctgaatgCTTGTATCCTTCCTCAATCTTACCACTCCGTTTATGCAGGAAGCACAGTAGTATAGCACCAAAGGTCATAACAAAAAGGAAGACAACAAACAATAAAGTTGTGCCGTTGGTACCTCCTCCCTGCAGTGATGAGAAACGAAATCAAATCTGAGGAATATGTAAAATATTCTAAATCAAAACTTGCTAGCATATGAAATGAGAACTCATTAGTGAAGGGTACAGCAAAAAACCAACTCATATTTGGACTTCCTTGGAAAAGTTTGCATATTGTACAAAACTAACATATTTCCAAATATTGAACAAACATAGTTTTTTATAACTAAAACAACATGAATACAAAATACAAAGTTTTTGTTAATTATTTCCATAACCTGGATTGTGGCAAAAGGTACGTAAAAACTTACTGTATGTTCTTTTCTAACAGAAATATTAAAGCTCAACTAAATTTGGACCAAGATTTCTGGTAATCATAAACTACTTATATTCCGTCATAAGCAGCAACTTTTCATTTATGGAATATAAGGATAATTTTCTTGATTATCAAAGCAAAAAGATGAcacaaaaccattttcaaaatatGAAGACTAACCAACACATACCTGCCCATCACTGAGTAGAGAAAATGTAATAAGATTTCCAATAAACTGCAAAACAGATTTAAAAAAGGAATCAATTTTGAACTCTAAGTAGTTTTTTTAAAGTCAAagtcttaaataaaaatattacaacCTGATGAAGTGCATACACACTCCAGAATTCCCCATTGAAGTCACCAATTACTGCACCTTCATGTAAATTGTTATCTATAGCATGACTACGTGCAGTGGAAGTTAGATATGTTCCCTGTCCAACCCATATAATAGAAGCACAAAACCCAAGATACACAGAAGCCGGAACCAGTGTATACCTGCATAACACTCACTCAATGGTTACTCATATGCAAAATAAGTTACAATCATGATAAACTCATCAATATCGAAAACAAGTTATCTCGCACTTGCAGTTACCAATTAGGCTTCAAATTTGCAGCCAAGTAGAGCCAATAACCAGAAGTTCCAATAATCAAAGCATTCTTAGATCCAAGAATCCGCACCACCAAAGAAGCAAACACAGAAAAAAACGTAAACGACAAATAAAGTATCCCAAGCGAAATCGTACCCAAATCCTCCtcctaaaaattcaaaaataattacTATTACAATCACACCAGCACTGAAATTCAGCATCACAAACACAATCAAGAGAAATGAAAACTTACAGTATTGAGAGTGCTCTGTAAATTTTGAGCAGCTCCATAAGTAAGAAAGATCAATAAAAACGATAAAGTCAAAATATGAACATCTCTGGTGTGCCTTTTACACGGTTGAAGTTGAAGCAGTGATTCATCGGAAACAACCAATGGCGTTTCTTCGTCGCAGCAAGTATTTACAGAAGCCATTGGTTGAAGTTGTGGATGCAGTTTATAGATATTTATTTATACACACAACAAAAAATGACAAACCTAAATTGGTTGCTTCACGACGTTGACAGCAACAGAAAAATTGTCGGCACGTTAAAATTTACGATCATAGAATATTGGAAATTTGTGAATGAGAACATGCAGCCAGTAAAGATTCAGAATATTATAATTGAGAACATGTAGCAGTTTCTTTGAGTCTGATTCTTCTTCCTATAAGAGTACTTTTACATGAATGGTGAATGGTAGTTGGgaaagaaaatgagaaaaaaattatataaaataccaAAACCAGTCTGTGATGTTTTGGAGGGAAATGTCTAAAACATTACTTTATTGAGCTGTTGAATTTTTATATGCGAATGTgctattgaaattgaaatgatatAAAATGCAATGAATCATCACTTGATGTTTTCAATCTTAACAATAATGCATTTATGTTATTTactaaaataattaattgaaaacgTGGGGCAAATTTTTTTTAAGGTGACtaatgatttttatttaattaattaattatgttttttaGGTTAGTAATAATGTAGAGAAAGCTTAAAAAACGTgtcgaaatatttgattttgagtaagtggacaaagaaaatattaatttaataataaaaacttCATAATTAATATAGTGGGTGGTGGGAGAACCcatgatttgttttattttatttaaaataaatatttaaatattttaacaagATGACACGTATTTGTTAAGTGTGAGGTTCTGTTTTGTGAAAATATAGTATTTGGTTAATAAGATATCTGATAGTTATAATTTATGATTGATGGTCGATAGCTGATATCTTAATATTTTTAGTTGATGATTGAAGATTTATAGCTGATAAGTTAATtgaaatatttgataaaattaacagttcaattagttaataaattaaaataacattaaagacatttatatataattattttattttaaattaaattagactTTTAGTAATaggttttagttaaaataataagggcaaaaattaaagaaaaaattataagCTATGAAGTATAGgataaaatgttatttaaaataGCATATGAAAAATGAGTTATAAGCTAATTAAATAAGTTAGAACCGGTGCTTAATTTTATTTCTCCCAGAATCGAAGAAAGTGATAACCATCAGTTAATTCAGCCGTTGACAAGAGAGGAAATCCATGCTGCCCTGTTTGCTATGCACCCAGATAAATCCCCCGGGCCGGATGGATTTAATTCGGCGTTCTTTCAGAATTTCTGGGCTGTTTGTGGGGATGACATTTTTTACGCGGCGACATCGTGGTTGGAACGTGGGTTTTTTCCTCCTACCATAAATGATACTAATATCTGCCTTATCCCTAAAGGGGTAAATCCTATTTCCATGAAGGATTTTAGACCCATCTCGTTGTGCAATGtggtttataaaattatttcggAAGCTCTTGCTAATAGACTGAAGGTGCTTCTAGATAAGTGTGTGTCCGAGGAACAATCTGCGTTCGTGGAGGATAGATTCATTCTTAATAATGCTATGATTGCTACAGAAATTACACATACTCTCGAAAGAAGGACGAAAGGCAATAAAGTGCACTTGGCTCTTAAAATTGATATCAGTAAGG
The Vicia villosa cultivar HV-30 ecotype Madison, WI linkage group LG6, Vvil1.0, whole genome shotgun sequence genome window above contains:
- the LOC131610074 gene encoding UNC93-like protein 3, with translation MASVNTCCDEETPLVVSDESLLQLQPCKRHTRDVHILTLSFLLIFLTYGAAQNLQSTLNTEEDLGTISLGILYLSFTFFSVFASLVVRILGSKNALIIGTSGYWLYLAANLKPNWYTLVPASVYLGFCASIIWVGQGTYLTSTARSHAIDNNLHEGAVIGDFNGEFWSVYALHQFIGNLITFSLLSDGQGGGTNGTTLLFVVFLFVMTFGAILLCFLHKRSGKIEEGYKHSEADAGESKSLKSLCSSLASALSDVKMLLIIPLIAYSGLQQAFVWAEFTKYIVTPAIGVSGVGIAMAAYGAFDGICSLAAGRLTSGLTSITSIVSFGAFVQALALILLLLNFSISSGFFGTSYILFLAALLGIGNGVLMTQLNALLGMLFKHDMEGAFAQLKIWQSATIAIVFFVAPYISLQAVIIVMLVVLCLSFCSFLWLALKVGNASSLSITE
- the LOC131614723 gene encoding uncharacterized protein LOC131614723, translated to MSLCLSNLFRLRFTTPWPILTYATTWVTLLTLTVAVASISPQVTFVSAISPSSLFSQKCENDRFIRMPLDVPGEILCFSSHLFVKSKIDLIVPPIFAALIVAASTCVVRAVGLFVEE